The proteins below come from a single Dinghuibacter silviterrae genomic window:
- a CDS encoding RNA polymerase sigma factor, producing MHQLSDQQLIRLFADGNALALETLVMRYKDKIYTSIFLLIKDKYLAEDIFQDVFIRVIDTLRSGRYTDEGKFLPWAMRIAHNLCVDHFRRVRRTPVIKTSDDRDIFEVLHFTEEGADKKMMQRQSHDRVRKMLDKLPEEQREVIVLRHYGELSFKEIAEHTNCSINTALGRMRYGLINLRKMMAEKQIAL from the coding sequence ATGCATCAATTATCCGATCAGCAGCTGATCCGCTTATTTGCGGACGGTAATGCGCTTGCCCTTGAGACCCTGGTAATGAGGTATAAGGATAAAATCTATACTTCTATTTTCCTGTTAATCAAGGACAAATACCTTGCTGAAGACATCTTTCAGGATGTTTTCATCCGGGTTATCGATACCCTGAGGAGTGGACGGTACACAGATGAGGGAAAGTTTTTACCCTGGGCGATGCGAATAGCACACAATTTGTGTGTTGATCACTTCCGCAGGGTACGCCGGACTCCGGTGATCAAGACGAGCGACGACAGAGACATATTCGAAGTCCTGCATTTCACCGAAGAGGGTGCGGACAAGAAGATGATGCAGCGTCAGAGCCACGACAGGGTCCGCAAAATGTTGGACAAGCTCCCCGAAGAACAACGGGAAGTCATCGTCCTCCGCCACTACGGCGAACTGAGTTTTAAAGAGATCGCAGAACACACGAACTGCAGCATCAATACCGCCTTAGGCCGCATGCGTTACGGGTTGATCAACCTCCGCAAGATGATGGCCGAAAAACAGATTGCGTTGTGA
- a CDS encoding 3-hydroxyacyl-CoA dehydrogenase/enoyl-CoA hydratase family protein yields MHKRIIRKVAVLGSGVMGSRIACHFAGIGVPVLLLDIAPTALTPEEQAKGLTLDKVKNRIVNSALEATLKANPSPVYTKEAVTLIKTGNFEDNLKEVAGADWIIEVVVERLDIKQTLYEKVEQFRKPGTLITSNTSGIPIHLLAQGRSEDFKKHFCGTHFFNPPRYLRLLEIIPTPDTDPEVTNFLTEYGDVYLGKTTVLCKDTPAFIANRIGVYGIMAIFHLMEKLGLDIDTVDALTGPVIGRPKSATFRTADVVGIDTLVNVAKGVAEHCPKDEARAVFEIPAWLQKMVDNKWLGDKTKQGFFKKIKNEKGESEILTLDLKTFEYGPRQKPKFATLETAKPIDDLRKRLVALVKGTDKAGEFYRHFHYGLFAYISHRLPEISDELYRIDDAMMAGFGWEIGAFESWDVLGVQTTINEMKKAGYAPAAWVENVDTFYKVENGKRLFYDIATKTYKPIPGAESFIVLRNFEQQTVWSNSACRLYHLGDDVLGLEWSTKMNSIGGEVIEGIQKSIALAEEKYKGLVIANEGPNFSVGANVGMIFMLAVEQDFDELDLAIRTFQNTVMRVRHSGIPVVIAPHGMTLGGGCEMSLHADKVCASAETYIGLVELGVGLIPGGGGSKEFALRASDDMHEDEPETITLKNRFFTIGTAKVSTSAQEAYGLGILRKGHDEVVMNQGRRISEAKRAVLDLYDAGYTTPAPRKDIKVLGKMGLGMLYTGINGMFRGNYISEHDVKIAHKLAWVMCGGDLSEPTLVSEQYLLDLEREAFLSLAGEKKTLERLQSVLKGGKPVRN; encoded by the coding sequence ATGCACAAACGGATCATTAGAAAGGTTGCCGTACTCGGGAGCGGCGTCATGGGCAGCCGCATCGCCTGTCACTTTGCCGGTATCGGCGTCCCGGTCTTGCTGCTGGACATAGCCCCCACCGCCCTTACACCGGAAGAACAAGCCAAGGGGTTGACCCTCGACAAGGTGAAGAACCGCATCGTCAACAGCGCTCTTGAAGCGACGCTCAAAGCAAATCCAAGCCCGGTCTATACCAAAGAGGCGGTGACGCTGATCAAAACAGGCAACTTCGAGGACAACCTCAAAGAAGTCGCCGGAGCCGATTGGATCATCGAAGTCGTGGTGGAGCGGTTGGACATAAAACAAACATTATACGAAAAGGTAGAACAGTTCCGGAAACCCGGTACGCTCATCACCTCCAATACGTCCGGCATTCCCATCCACCTGCTGGCGCAGGGAAGAAGCGAAGACTTCAAAAAACACTTCTGCGGCACCCACTTTTTCAACCCGCCCCGCTACCTGCGGCTGCTGGAGATCATACCCACCCCTGACACCGACCCGGAAGTCACGAACTTCCTCACGGAATACGGGGACGTTTACTTAGGCAAAACCACCGTGCTTTGTAAAGACACGCCCGCGTTTATCGCCAACCGCATCGGCGTGTATGGGATCATGGCGATCTTTCACCTGATGGAGAAACTGGGGCTGGACATAGACACGGTGGACGCGCTCACGGGTCCCGTCATCGGGCGCCCGAAATCCGCCACCTTCCGGACCGCGGACGTGGTCGGTATCGATACCCTGGTCAATGTGGCGAAGGGCGTGGCCGAACACTGTCCGAAGGACGAAGCCAGGGCCGTTTTCGAGATCCCGGCCTGGCTGCAAAAGATGGTGGACAATAAATGGCTGGGGGACAAAACCAAACAAGGGTTCTTTAAAAAGATCAAGAACGAGAAGGGCGAAAGTGAAATCCTGACGCTCGACCTGAAGACCTTTGAATACGGCCCCCGTCAAAAACCAAAATTCGCCACCCTTGAAACGGCCAAACCCATCGACGACCTGCGCAAGAGACTTGTCGCGCTGGTCAAGGGAACGGACAAGGCCGGGGAGTTTTACCGGCATTTTCACTATGGCCTGTTTGCCTATATTTCCCACCGGCTGCCTGAGATTTCCGATGAGCTTTACCGGATCGACGACGCGATGATGGCGGGTTTTGGCTGGGAGATCGGGGCCTTCGAGAGCTGGGATGTTCTTGGCGTGCAGACAACCATCAACGAGATGAAGAAGGCGGGCTACGCGCCCGCGGCCTGGGTAGAAAATGTCGACACGTTCTATAAGGTAGAAAACGGGAAGCGCCTTTTTTACGACATCGCCACAAAGACCTACAAGCCCATCCCCGGCGCGGAGTCTTTTATCGTCCTGCGCAACTTCGAACAACAAACCGTTTGGAGCAACAGCGCCTGCCGGTTGTATCACCTGGGGGACGACGTACTGGGCCTGGAATGGAGCACCAAAATGAACTCGATTGGCGGTGAAGTGATCGAGGGTATTCAAAAGTCTATCGCGCTTGCCGAAGAAAAATACAAGGGACTGGTCATCGCCAACGAAGGGCCCAACTTCAGCGTGGGCGCCAACGTGGGGATGATCTTTATGCTGGCGGTGGAACAGGACTTCGACGAGCTGGACCTGGCGATCCGCACTTTTCAGAATACGGTCATGCGGGTACGCCACAGCGGCATCCCGGTGGTGATCGCCCCCCACGGCATGACGCTGGGCGGGGGTTGTGAAATGAGCCTTCACGCCGACAAGGTCTGCGCTTCGGCGGAAACCTATATCGGGCTGGTGGAACTGGGGGTGGGACTGATCCCCGGGGGCGGGGGAAGCAAGGAGTTTGCCCTCCGGGCCTCGGATGATATGCACGAAGACGAACCGGAAACCATTACCCTCAAAAACCGGTTCTTTACCATCGGTACCGCCAAAGTATCCACTTCCGCCCAGGAAGCCTACGGGCTGGGCATCCTCCGCAAAGGACACGACGAGGTCGTCATGAACCAGGGGCGGCGGATCAGCGAAGCCAAAAGGGCGGTCCTGGACCTGTATGACGCAGGGTATACGACCCCCGCACCCCGCAAAGACATCAAGGTCCTTGGGAAGATGGGGTTGGGCATGTTGTACACCGGGATCAACGGCATGTTCCGGGGCAATTATATCAGCGAGCACGACGTCAAAATCGCCCACAAACTCGCCTGGGTCATGTGCGGGGGCGATCTTAGCGAACCGACCCTGGTCAGCGAACAATACCTCCTGGACCTGGAAAGGGAAGCATTCCTAAGTCTTGCCGGGGAAAAGAAAACCCTGGAGCGGTTGCAATCCGTGCTGAAAGGAGGCAAACCGGTGCGGAATTGA
- the purQ gene encoding phosphoribosylformylglycinamidine synthase subunit PurQ, with the protein MKFGVVVFPGSNCDRDMYDALAHDMGHEVRMLWHKDKDLSGFSTDDCIVLPGGFSYGDYLRCGAIARFSPLMQSLPGFLARGGRVLGVCNGFQILCEAGLLPGALLRNANQQFICKNIHIKGQDGRVLRVPIAHGEGRYYADDATLDTLEVNGQVIYRYCDTTGKAGANPNGSFRDIAGICNADRTVFGMMPHPERATSEALGNTDGREVFKALLLSEVPA; encoded by the coding sequence ATGAAGTTTGGTGTGGTGGTTTTCCCAGGTTCCAATTGCGACCGGGATATGTACGACGCATTAGCCCACGATATGGGCCACGAGGTCCGGATGCTGTGGCATAAGGACAAGGACCTCAGCGGTTTTTCGACGGATGACTGCATCGTGCTCCCGGGTGGGTTTTCGTACGGGGACTACCTCCGCTGTGGGGCCATTGCCCGCTTTAGCCCCCTGATGCAAAGCCTCCCCGGCTTCCTGGCCAGGGGCGGACGGGTCCTCGGGGTTTGTAACGGCTTCCAGATCCTTTGCGAGGCCGGTCTTCTGCCCGGCGCATTGCTCCGGAACGCCAACCAGCAATTTATCTGCAAGAACATCCATATCAAAGGCCAGGACGGCAGGGTCCTGCGCGTCCCGATCGCCCACGGCGAAGGCCGCTATTATGCAGACGACGCCACCCTGGATACCCTGGAAGTAAACGGGCAGGTCATCTACCGTTACTGCGACACGACCGGTAAAGCCGGCGCCAATCCCAATGGCTCCTTCCGAGACATCGCCGGTATCTGTAACGCCGACCGGACCGTTTTCGGCATGATGCCCCACCCGGAACGCGCCACGTCCGAGGCGTTGGGCAACACCGACGGCCGGGAAGTTTTCAAGGCCCTCCTGCTGAGCGAGGTGCCGGCATAG
- a CDS encoding nucleotidyl transferase AbiEii/AbiGii toxin family protein — MPLDYLHNHKEFPELLRIVGDQMGILPALIEKDYWIMHVLYGLKQQGFDFEMKGGTSLSKGFKIIDRFSEDIDIYIHPPPDMGVEENWKKDKPIHVESRQKYFEWLAGAIKIGGINDVQRDKAFDNKIFTSAGIRLYYPSHTEPVDGLKPGILLEVGFDTVTPNEKLSISSWALDLALNTISGQIVNNTATDISCYQPGYTLVEKLQTIVRKFRREQETGEENPNYMRQYYDVSRLLLRKEVQAFIGTKEYQDHKAVRIKGKDNEIPLLENEAFLLSDPKLRKNFAVRYAKTASLYYKGQLPFEELLAIIQENLPKL; from the coding sequence ATGCCGCTGGATTACTTGCATAATCATAAAGAGTTTCCTGAACTATTGAGAATCGTCGGCGATCAAATGGGCATTCTACCGGCCTTGATCGAAAAGGACTATTGGATCATGCACGTACTTTATGGCTTGAAACAACAGGGATTCGATTTTGAAATGAAGGGCGGAACTTCATTGTCCAAGGGCTTTAAAATCATTGACCGGTTTTCAGAAGATATAGATATATATATTCATCCGCCTCCCGATATGGGCGTAGAGGAAAATTGGAAAAAAGACAAACCCATTCATGTTGAATCACGACAAAAATACTTTGAGTGGCTCGCGGGTGCAATAAAAATAGGTGGAATCAATGATGTTCAAAGAGATAAAGCCTTTGATAATAAAATATTTACCAGCGCGGGGATAAGACTCTACTATCCTAGCCATACAGAACCAGTAGATGGACTAAAGCCGGGTATTCTCTTGGAAGTAGGTTTTGATACTGTGACGCCAAATGAGAAGCTATCAATTAGTTCCTGGGCTTTGGACTTGGCATTAAATACCATTAGCGGTCAGATTGTCAATAATACGGCCACTGACATCTCGTGTTATCAGCCCGGTTATACCTTGGTAGAAAAACTGCAAACCATTGTGAGGAAGTTTCGCAGGGAGCAAGAAACTGGCGAGGAGAACCCCAATTATATGCGACAATACTACGATGTAAGTCGATTGCTCCTCAGAAAGGAAGTGCAGGCATTTATTGGCACCAAAGAATACCAGGATCATAAAGCAGTGCGGATCAAGGGGAAGGACAATGAAATACCGCTTTTGGAAAACGAAGCCTTTTTGCTGTCTGATCCGAAGCTAAGAAAGAATTTCGCTGTACGCTATGCTAAAACGGCGAGTTTGTACTATAAAGGCCAACTCCCCTTCGAGGAATTACTGGCTATCATACAAGAAAATTTGCCAAAACTTTAG
- a CDS encoding TIGR01777 family oxidoreductase, giving the protein MATVMITGGTGLIGKALSQALGKRGHQVVLLTRQPVKNVPAWDASAPLSYALWNIRTGQFPAEVLPHTDYIIHLAGANVAKGRWTKRRKQEIVRSRTVSGALIVEVLRQHPNRVKAVIAASAIGWYGPDADERGGGTSGRSRRAGGSGPRPFVETDPAAEDFLGSTCKAWEESLAPLTTMGKRRVTLRTGIVLAREGGAFPSFAAPLRAGIAAILGGGGQMISWIHIADLCRLYVQAIEDPSMEGIYNAVAPSPVSNKTLMLALARGLRGKFFIPVHVPAFLLKIALGEMSVEVLKSCTVDAHRIRKEGFQFIFPSIEAAVNDLIVRR; this is encoded by the coding sequence ATGGCTACGGTGATGATTACCGGAGGAACCGGGTTGATCGGCAAAGCGCTGTCACAGGCGCTTGGGAAGAGGGGGCACCAGGTTGTCTTGCTCACGCGGCAGCCGGTAAAAAACGTCCCGGCCTGGGACGCATCTGCGCCTTTGTCCTACGCGCTCTGGAACATCCGGACCGGACAATTTCCCGCAGAAGTGTTGCCTCACACGGACTACATCATACACCTGGCAGGAGCCAATGTCGCAAAGGGCCGCTGGACAAAACGGCGGAAACAGGAAATCGTCCGGAGCCGTACCGTTTCGGGGGCGCTGATCGTGGAGGTGCTGCGGCAGCACCCAAACCGGGTGAAGGCCGTGATCGCCGCCTCGGCCATAGGTTGGTACGGACCCGATGCGGACGAGCGCGGCGGTGGCACGAGCGGGCGCAGCCGCCGCGCGGGCGGCTCAGGTCCCCGGCCCTTCGTTGAAACGGACCCAGCTGCCGAAGACTTCCTGGGCAGCACCTGCAAAGCCTGGGAAGAAAGTCTCGCCCCGTTAACGACGATGGGGAAACGAAGGGTTACCCTTCGCACCGGCATCGTGCTCGCGCGGGAAGGGGGCGCTTTCCCCTCATTTGCCGCCCCTTTGCGAGCCGGCATTGCCGCCATCCTGGGCGGCGGCGGTCAAATGATCAGTTGGATACATATTGCCGACCTCTGCCGCTTGTACGTGCAAGCCATCGAGGATCCGTCGATGGAAGGGATCTACAATGCCGTAGCGCCGTCGCCGGTGTCCAATAAAACGCTGATGCTCGCGCTGGCCCGGGGGCTGAGGGGTAAATTCTTTATCCCCGTCCATGTACCTGCCTTCCTGCTAAAGATTGCCTTAGGCGAAATGAGCGTCGAAGTGCTGAAGAGTTGCACCGTCGACGCTCATCGTATCAGGAAAGAGGGATTTCAGTTTATTTTTCCCAGCATAGAAGCAGCCGTTAACGACCTTATTGTAAGACGCTAG
- a CDS encoding TlpA disulfide reductase family protein, translating into MNKRILPLAGLLLAAACHNTPKDAYTLTGTLTGIDSGWAQLRYPKTDSTGMVTDSAKIVAGKFTFQGVAAEPMFCYLMVKGGSYPARFFLEPGTTTLTGAVDSLGTAKISGGATETEYQTFKEDSKTFDDREASLDSAYEASQGNKAIIDSVQKAYEVIEKSRESFVNQYIKAHPASFVSAYQMRDRYSYNPDVAPFDSAYSGLDEKVKQSYIGRVLDSMLVTAQKTDVGQPAPDFTLNDTAGKPVRLSDYNKGKVVLVDFWASWCGPCRGENPNVVKAYTTYSPKGFTVLGVSLDDKREPWVKAIGDDKLAWTHVSDLKGWSSSVAALYGIRGIPMNFLLDKDGKIIGKGLRGDALEKKLASVLQ; encoded by the coding sequence ATGAACAAAAGGATTCTACCGCTGGCCGGCCTTCTTTTGGCGGCAGCTTGTCACAATACCCCGAAAGACGCCTATACCCTGACCGGCACCCTGACCGGGATCGACAGCGGGTGGGCGCAATTGCGCTACCCAAAGACGGACAGCACGGGGATGGTTACGGACTCGGCCAAGATCGTGGCCGGTAAGTTTACATTTCAAGGCGTGGCCGCCGAGCCTATGTTTTGTTACCTCATGGTCAAAGGCGGTTCTTATCCCGCCCGGTTTTTTCTTGAACCCGGTACGACGACCCTCACCGGCGCGGTGGATTCCCTGGGGACCGCCAAGATCAGCGGAGGCGCCACCGAAACCGAGTACCAGACATTTAAGGAAGACTCGAAAACATTCGACGACAGGGAAGCCTCGCTGGATTCCGCATACGAAGCTTCTCAGGGCAACAAAGCCATCATCGACAGCGTACAAAAGGCCTACGAGGTCATCGAGAAATCACGGGAGTCTTTTGTCAACCAATACATCAAAGCGCATCCCGCTTCCTTTGTCAGCGCCTACCAGATGCGCGACCGTTATTCCTATAACCCGGACGTGGCGCCCTTCGACAGTGCCTACAGCGGCCTGGACGAAAAGGTAAAACAGTCTTACATCGGCCGCGTGCTGGACAGCATGCTGGTCACCGCCCAAAAAACGGACGTAGGACAACCCGCCCCGGATTTTACCCTAAATGATACGGCCGGTAAACCCGTCCGTTTGTCGGACTACAACAAAGGCAAGGTCGTGCTGGTCGATTTCTGGGCCAGCTGGTGCGGTCCCTGCCGGGGGGAAAATCCTAACGTCGTCAAGGCCTACACGACCTATAGCCCGAAAGGCTTTACGGTGTTGGGGGTTTCTTTGGACGACAAAAGGGAACCCTGGGTAAAGGCCATTGGCGATGACAAGCTGGCGTGGACGCATGTCTCCGACCTCAAGGGTTGGTCCAGCAGCGTGGCCGCCCTGTACGGCATCCGCGGTATCCCCATGAACTTCCTCCTGGACAAGGACGGCAAGATCATCGGCAAGGGGTTGCGGGGCGATGCGCTGGAAAAGAAGCTGGCTAGCGTCTTACAATAA
- a CDS encoding protein-disulfide reductase DsbD domain-containing protein, translating to MQKIALLALALCTGVFVQAQNGSATQVQWTYTAKKISEKVYEVHMTAKIGAGWHLYAQKAGDGPVSTSFTFTANPLLTATGQVKELGKKITVFEEAFKSNVSYFQNTVDFVQTVTLKSPVKTSFAGKVEFMVCNDHECLPPTDVPFSVAL from the coding sequence ATGCAAAAGATCGCTTTACTGGCACTGGCCCTGTGCACCGGGGTCTTTGTACAAGCACAGAACGGCAGCGCTACCCAGGTTCAATGGACCTATACCGCGAAGAAAATATCCGAAAAGGTCTACGAAGTGCACATGACCGCAAAGATCGGCGCGGGCTGGCACCTGTATGCCCAAAAGGCGGGTGACGGGCCGGTATCCACGTCCTTTACCTTTACCGCTAACCCGCTGCTGACCGCAACGGGTCAGGTCAAAGAGCTAGGCAAAAAGATCACCGTGTTCGAAGAGGCCTTCAAATCCAATGTGAGCTATTTCCAGAACACCGTGGATTTCGTCCAGACCGTCACGCTCAAGTCGCCGGTCAAGACAAGCTTTGCCGGGAAGGTGGAATTTATGGTGTGCAACGATCACGAGTGTTTGCCACCAACGGACGTGCCTTTTAGTGTTGCCTTATGA
- a CDS encoding protein-disulfide reductase DsbD family protein, whose translation MRYIIAAALLLLAGVVRAQDSVPRFTATYRRLDTATVEVIITARVQPGVHLFSTVKVADSLPYSTVTLDSALTPFLAGSLKEQGNLQKEASPDFKGAEVHFFADSVQWIQDLKISASRKKTVEGTVTYLAKVKDQYLSDVAHFSVTVPAEAPTAPAGPAEKSLWFIFVSGLLAGFGAFVSPCIYAMVPVTVSFFTKRSTSRAKGIQNALYYSLSIMLVYTLFGFLITLIFGQGALNSLASSAIFNIVVFLMFLIFGISFLGAFEITLPSSISNRVDAKAGLGSFSGLFFMALTLVVVSFSCTVPFIGGLAVLTTHGGKVAPIVGFFGFSLALALPFALFAFFPSLLNQLAKSGGWLMTVKVTLGFIELALALKFLSSADLAYHWRILDREVYLSLWIVIFGLLGFYLLGKLKFAHDQELPVNDYGIPHLTIPRLFFAIAALTFTVYMIPGLWGAPLNGISAWLPEMKTQDFNLNRAPVAVPAGPTDTALRPRKYTDFLESEIKGVSTFFDYTEAVRAASLEHKPLLIDFTGHSCANCRKMERAVLNDPEVIKALQDHFVVVSLYVDDKYRLPEDEWVTSKNDGSTIEYMGARNLDFEVGLTGNNSQPQYVFVDPVSGKVLLNAGGYDPDVPRFLKILSDVQQQFK comes from the coding sequence ATGAGGTACATTATAGCGGCAGCCCTTTTGCTGCTGGCGGGGGTCGTCCGTGCACAAGACTCTGTTCCCCGGTTTACTGCTACGTACCGTCGCCTGGATACGGCCACGGTGGAGGTCATCATTACCGCCCGGGTACAACCGGGTGTCCATTTGTTCTCCACGGTAAAAGTGGCCGATAGCCTGCCCTATTCTACGGTGACGCTGGATTCCGCCCTGACGCCCTTCCTGGCAGGCAGCCTGAAAGAACAGGGAAACCTTCAAAAAGAAGCGTCCCCCGATTTCAAGGGAGCGGAGGTCCACTTCTTTGCCGATTCCGTACAGTGGATACAGGACCTGAAGATCTCCGCCAGCCGTAAAAAGACGGTAGAGGGGACCGTGACCTACCTGGCCAAGGTCAAGGATCAATACCTTTCCGACGTGGCCCACTTTTCGGTAACGGTTCCCGCCGAAGCGCCGACCGCTCCGGCCGGCCCCGCCGAGAAATCCCTCTGGTTTATTTTCGTCAGCGGTCTCCTGGCCGGTTTCGGGGCCTTTGTCAGCCCCTGTATCTACGCCATGGTCCCCGTCACCGTCAGCTTTTTTACAAAACGCAGCACCAGCCGCGCCAAAGGCATTCAAAACGCCTTGTATTACTCCCTGTCGATCATGCTGGTGTATACGCTTTTTGGTTTCCTGATCACCCTGATCTTCGGCCAGGGTGCCCTCAATAGCCTGGCGAGCAGCGCGATCTTCAACATCGTGGTATTCCTGATGTTCCTGATTTTCGGGATATCCTTTTTGGGCGCCTTTGAGATTACCCTCCCCTCGTCCATCAGCAACCGGGTCGACGCAAAGGCCGGTTTAGGTTCCTTTTCCGGGCTCTTTTTCATGGCCCTCACGCTGGTGGTGGTGTCGTTCTCCTGTACCGTCCCCTTTATCGGGGGGCTGGCCGTGCTGACGACGCACGGGGGCAAAGTGGCCCCGATCGTTGGCTTCTTCGGGTTTTCGCTGGCGCTCGCGCTGCCGTTTGCATTGTTTGCCTTTTTCCCCTCCTTACTCAACCAACTGGCCAAATCCGGCGGCTGGCTGATGACGGTCAAGGTAACCTTAGGCTTCATCGAGCTCGCCCTTGCGCTCAAATTCCTGTCCAGCGCCGACCTCGCCTATCACTGGCGGATCCTGGACCGGGAAGTATACCTCAGCCTTTGGATTGTGATCTTTGGTTTGCTCGGCTTCTATCTGCTGGGCAAGCTCAAATTCGCCCACGACCAGGAACTGCCCGTCAACGACTATGGCATCCCCCACCTGACAATCCCCCGTCTTTTTTTCGCGATCGCCGCCCTGACGTTTACCGTGTACATGATCCCCGGTCTTTGGGGCGCACCGCTCAACGGCATCAGCGCCTGGCTCCCCGAAATGAAGACCCAGGATTTCAACCTCAACAGGGCGCCCGTGGCCGTCCCTGCCGGCCCCACCGACACCGCCCTGCGCCCCCGGAAATACACCGATTTTCTCGAATCCGAGATCAAAGGCGTGTCCACCTTCTTCGATTATACGGAGGCTGTGCGCGCCGCCAGCCTGGAACACAAACCCCTGCTCATCGACTTTACCGGTCACAGCTGCGCCAACTGCCGTAAAATGGAACGCGCGGTGCTCAACGACCCTGAAGTCATCAAGGCGCTCCAGGACCATTTTGTCGTCGTCTCCCTCTATGTCGACGACAAATACCGCCTGCCCGAAGACGAATGGGTCACGTCAAAAAACGACGGTTCCACCATTGAATACATGGGCGCCCGGAACCTCGACTTTGAAGTGGGGCTCACGGGGAACAACTCGCAGCCGCAGTATGTGTTTGTCGATCCCGTGAGCGGGAAGGTTCTCTTAAACGCGGGGGGGTATGACCCGGATGTGCCGAGGTTTTTGAAGATATTATCGGACGTGCAGCAGCAGTTCAAATAG